The following proteins are encoded in a genomic region of Variovorax paradoxus:
- a CDS encoding type VI secretion system accessory protein TagJ, whose translation MGDGFAVLGERSVAEHTEWVQRQIRAQPQNASLRLALCHFLALRGEWQRAEDQLKLAAKIDPSFAPASATCAMALAAERHRTEFWNGGRAPAVIAGQADWVAGLIAAAALPLQQAAEASDLREAARQAAPALQGTLSSVDRSDSRAVQAIDGEPVESTEFAWLCDGDARIGAVLELLTPSGYAWLPLPAVRRLKFSRPQHLVDLLWAPAEIVLHDGRGLNGLVPVRYPGALDGLDDETTLGRRTDWLPLAGEEQYAGAGQRTLISEAGDHSLLDVRLVEFAAAEDVSQ comes from the coding sequence ATGGGCGATGGGTTTGCAGTGCTGGGCGAGCGCTCCGTGGCCGAGCACACCGAATGGGTACAGCGGCAGATCCGCGCGCAGCCCCAGAACGCCAGCCTGCGGCTCGCTCTGTGCCACTTTCTTGCGCTGCGCGGCGAATGGCAGCGGGCTGAAGACCAGCTCAAGCTCGCCGCAAAGATCGATCCTTCTTTTGCTCCCGCCAGCGCCACCTGTGCGATGGCGTTGGCGGCCGAGCGCCATCGAACCGAATTCTGGAATGGCGGCCGCGCGCCGGCCGTCATTGCCGGCCAGGCCGACTGGGTCGCCGGGCTGATCGCCGCCGCCGCGCTGCCGTTGCAGCAGGCCGCCGAAGCGTCCGACCTGCGCGAAGCCGCGCGGCAGGCCGCGCCCGCGTTGCAGGGCACGCTGAGCAGCGTCGACCGCTCCGACTCGCGCGCCGTGCAGGCGATCGACGGCGAGCCCGTGGAAAGCACCGAGTTCGCCTGGCTCTGCGACGGCGACGCGCGCATTGGCGCCGTGCTCGAACTTCTCACGCCTTCGGGCTATGCGTGGCTGCCGCTTCCGGCGGTGCGGCGCCTCAAGTTTTCCCGCCCGCAGCATCTGGTCGACCTGCTCTGGGCGCCGGCCGAGATCGTGCTGCACGACGGCCGCGGCCTCAACGGCCTGGTGCCGGTGCGCTACCCGGGCGCGCTCGACGGACTCGACGACGAAACCACGCTGGGCCGCCGCACCGACTGGCTGCCGCTGGCCGGCGAGGAGCAGTACGCGGGCGCGGGCCAGCGCACGTTGATCAGCGAGGCGGGCGACCATTCGCTGCTCGATGTGCGGCTGGTCGAGTTCGCCGCGGCGGAGGACGTTTCGCAGTGA